A window of Cellulomonas wangleii genomic DNA:
CACGGGCTGGCCATGGCCATGGCCACGCTGCTCGCCCCGGGTGACGAGGTGCTGCTGCCCGACCCCACCTTCCCGAACTGGGACATGGCGGCCGTCGCGGCCGGTGCCGCCGTGCGCACCTACCCGGCGCACGCGGCCGCCGGCTTCGTGCCGGACCCTGCCGAGGTGGCGTCGCGCGTGACACCGCGCACCCGCGCGCTCGTCGTGTGCTCGCCCAACAACCCCACGGGGGCGGTGTACCCGCCCGACGTCGTCGCAGGGCTGGTCGAGGTCGCACGGCGCCACGACCTGTGGCTGCTGTCGGACGAGTGCTACGAGGCCATCACCTTCGACCGCCCGCACGTCAGCCCGCTCGCGTACGACACGGACGGGCGGGTCCTCGGGTTCTTCAGCGTCTCCAAGACCTACGCGCTGACGGGCTGGCGCACGGGTTGGGTCGTCGTCCCCGCGCCCGACGTCGTCGAGGCGCTCGGCCACCTGGCCGAGGCGACCGTCGCCTGCCCGTCGACGCCCGGGCAGGTGGCGGCGCTGGCCGCGCTCACGGGGCCGCAGGACGGCGTCGCGGACGCCGTGGCGTCCTACCGGGAGCGGCGGGACGCCGCGTGCGCGCTCCTGGCGCGCCGCGGCGTGGCGCACGTCGTGCCCGACGGCGCGTTCTACCTCATGGTCGACGTCGGGACCTCCGACACCGATGCCTTCGCCCGGGGCCTGCTGGCACGTCGGCACGTCGCGGTCGCGCCCGGGTCGACCTTCGGGACGGCCGCCGCGGGGATGGTGCGGGTCTCGCTCGCGGCGCCGCGGGACCAGCTCCTGCTCGGGCTGGAGCGGCTGGCCGACGAGGTGGCGGACCCCACGGGCGCTGCCGGGCGGCCCCTCGCCGTGGTCGGGCCGGCCGCGGTCGAGGACGCCTAGGATCGGCCACCGTGACC
This region includes:
- a CDS encoding pyridoxal phosphate-dependent aminotransferase produces the protein MPRAAASSPVARIPRSGIRTLMDLALGDPSAIHLEIGEPDAGPAEHVVAAVAAAARDGRTGYTSSTGLVELRVAAAERVARTHGRPTSPDEVVVTHGAMHGLAMAMATLLAPGDEVLLPDPTFPNWDMAAVAAGAAVRTYPAHAAAGFVPDPAEVASRVTPRTRALVVCSPNNPTGAVYPPDVVAGLVEVARRHDLWLLSDECYEAITFDRPHVSPLAYDTDGRVLGFFSVSKTYALTGWRTGWVVVPAPDVVEALGHLAEATVACPSTPGQVAALAALTGPQDGVADAVASYRERRDAACALLARRGVAHVVPDGAFYLMVDVGTSDTDAFARGLLARRHVAVAPGSTFGTAAAGMVRVSLAAPRDQLLLGLERLADEVADPTGAAGRPLAVVGPAAVEDA